Genomic DNA from Oreochromis aureus strain Israel breed Guangdong linkage group 2, ZZ_aureus, whole genome shotgun sequence:
CAGTTATGTCCCCATAGAAAAAGAGTACATGACTGAGCAGGTGTGCAATGGAACAGACTTGATGTGGCTTTAAATTTGAGTGTGATGCCTGCATGTTAACAGGCTAAATGTTAAACCAGCAGGAGCGCTAGCAAGCTGCCAACACCAGCAGGGACTCTGCGAGACTGACCAAACAGTTTCTCAGCTTTGCGTgtgtttatacatatatatatatacatacatctatatgtacatatatatatatatatatatatatatatatatatatatatatatatacacatatatatatatatatatatacacacatatatatatatatatatatatatatatatatatatatatatatatatatatatatatatatatatatatatatatatatatatatatatatatatatatatatatatatatatatatatatatatatatatatatatatatatatatatatatatatatatatatatatacacacacacatatgatgaTGTTGAAACTGATGATGGCGATGACAGTGAAaatgcaggtgtgtgtgagtCTTTGGTACATGTTTTCAAACAGTCAACACAAGTCTTTAAGAAGCCGGTGGAACAATAAAATGGCCTTGTTATGCTCACACGAGACAAATTGTAATGTAGCAACATAAACAGCAgatgaaaaagcagaaacaaaacaaaatgtttcacATTCACATGTATGTACAGTCTGAACATCACTACAACACCTTAATCTGATTGTCTGGTTTTTACGGCGCATGTGACATTTTCACTTTTCACAGCTGCAGGTCTATCAACATGAAGCCACAAAACAGCCGATGTGGCGTGAACGCTCATCACAATCACACAGTTAATGGCCCCCGTCTCACAGACCCCCTCCCAACTCCCCTTTTTGTACATTAAATAGAATAAAGCAAGGCACTCTGGGTAAAAGAAGGCGAAAGCGGGTGCCTGGAAAATTACCTGCCATTAATCTGTGCAAACAATTGACTTTTGAGCCCCACTGATTGGGAACACAGCAAAATTAAAAGTCATCTTTCAGCTGACCTGACAGGAAGCGTTGTGGCTCGGAAATGGTTGTATTTAGTTTTAGTGTACCTTTTCCTTCATAGCGTAGAGGCTCTTTATAACCCCACTCCCTTAGCCTTCTTATtccctttcttcctttctttcttctttgctGCTTGGCTCCCTGACTGAGCTGAAATTACCTTAAATTGGTCTGAACTGTATGGAAACACTAAAGTGCTGCTCAGCCAGTCTACTTCCTGGCAAAAGAAAGCtaagaaacaataaaaattggttaaaaaaaaagaaagaaaactaactCAGGAATTCACAGTCACTCTTTGTCACACTTCAACAAGCTGATCCGGCCATAAAGAGCAGCTTTAAGCCTCAAGTCAGCTctccagaaaaaaagaaaagaataacacATTCAGACATAATGAGGATGTCAGCATGAACCTTTCAATGGGTGCTCAAAGAACTCCAAGAACATTTGCGAATAATAAAATGGGGAAAAACTCATAATGTCCTTCATTTAATCCACcataaaaaaaggtaaaatgaaacacaaacaaatgaaaaacacagatgCTAAGGACAGACCCATATGGGATTTCCAAGTTGAACAGGGGGCTCAATCGAATGTATGCTATCAAACTTGGATTTACATAACATTATAAGTAATTCTTTGAAATATCACATATTTCGCTATAACAGGAACTTTTAATCAAATTCTGCAGAAATTAAACATTTGAATGCAAGGCTCAAAAacatcatcaaaaaaaaaaaaagacccattACCTCAAACATAAATATCCTCCCGTAAATATGTTTTAGATCAACAGAGTCCGTTTTAGGAGAGAGGTTACTGTAAGGAACTGACAAATTGGTAAGCCCATATTTGGTCTAGCCCTGCAATCCTTCATTCTGTGGCTTTGTGGTGTCCATGTTGAAGTGAATACCCAAAACTGAGCAGAACAGAACACAAATGGTGAACAGAAccaaacttaaaataaaaggaATCACAGCTGTGAGGAGGTGGGTGATGTGCAGGGAAATCAGTGCAGCTTTGGTGGAAGAACATTGGCTTTGCCAAATAAGTCTCAGCGTGACTACCACACCCGGTTGGTCCAATGGATATCCCTGGGGTACACTGCTGTGTTTGCGTAGTCTCCTACCTGTTTGTTGCTGTATTTGGGTGGGTTGGCCTTGTAGCTGTAATCCGAATATTGGTCGGAGCCAGTAGAGTTGTTGTCGCCCGTCCCCACGAAGGTATTGGTGGCAGGGAGGTCCTGAACAGCCTGGTGCTTCTTGGAGGCAGACGGTGACTGTGGCTGCAGCTGGATGGATGGTAACGGGGAGTTGGAGCGATAGTGGCGCCCCAGATCAGGGCTCCCTGGTGGATAGTTAAGGGGCAGGTGGATTCTGGGACTGTCATTGACATTCTCATTGATTAAGTTGAATTTGAGGCCTTTTTGTAGACTGGCGTCCTCATCGTCTTCTCCTGTCTTAGCTGGTTTTGGAGCCTTCCcctttttgctctttttcccTTTGCCATTTTTAGGGCCCTGCTTTGGGGCATACAGGTCCTTACTCTCCTTCTTGCCGGCCTGGTAACCACTCTTGGTATCCTTCTGTACCCAGCGTCTGATGAGGACCACGGCAACTATAACTAAAATGACAACAGCAAAACCGGCAAGACTGCCATACAGAATATTGCTTTGCTGAGAATAGGCATAGTTGGGATCTCCGGCAATGTCCCTGTCCAAAGGGGTGTAGAGGCTGTGTCCAACCAGCGCTTCAATGAGGGAGACATTTGATTTCGTTTCATTTACAAAAACATGAACTAGTGCAATGGTGTTACGAGGAGGTTTGCCCTTATCAACAACCTTCACTACCAGCCGATGTAGCCCATTATACTTGGGGGTTAATTCTTGCGCTGCTGTGATTTCCCCATCATTGGTAGATATTTGGAACAGATCATATGGATTTCCACCTATGATGGTATACTCTAGCTCAGCATTGAGTCCAGCATCAATGTCCTCAGCTTTTACCACCTCCACATGTGTGTTTGGTCGGGTCCCAACCGGTAGGTGTACAAAGGACGAGTTAGACGGCCTGGTAACATATGGGGCATTATCATTTTCATCCAAGACATTGATGGTCACACCCACATAGGAGGATCGAGGTGGGTTACCACCATCCACAGCCTTTAGTTGAAACGTGTAGGTGCTCTTCTTTTCACGGTCGAAGGAGATGCTTGACAGGATGGTTCCTGTGCCATTCTGGATGAGAAACATGCCATTGTCCTGTTCCACAAACAGCCTGACTTGGGAATTCTCATCCTTATCTGCATCATTGACTGTCACTACACCAACAGGATTGAGTGGAGGCATGTTCTCTATGACAGAGAAGCTATAGCCATTCAGTGTAAACTTCGGGTCATTGTCATTGCAATCTAGAACATTCACCACCACCGTGGCAGTGCCGGTTTTACTAGGCACACCCTTGTCTGCTGCAATTACACGGAATTCATAACGCTCTTTTTCTTCCCGATCCAATGAGTGATTCACACGAACTTCTCCAGTGCTGGAATTAATTTTAAAGAGCCTTCTGGCGGTTGGCTCAGTGATGCTATAGAACAACTCTGCGTTTGTGCCGCTGTCTGCATCTGTCGCCACAATGTCTAGAACTTTGTCTCCTGGCTGGTTGCCTTCTGCAAAGTCCACCTCAACAGTTGAAGGGGAAAAGTTTGGTGCATTATCATTAATGTCTGTAACCTGGACTTTGAGAGCGTTAGTGCTGGACAGAGCTGGGTTTCCAGAATCCACAGCGACTATTTCAATCCTGTAATCCTTAATACGCTCA
This window encodes:
- the LOC116329693 gene encoding protocadherin-1-like translates to MAAPRCEALFFLAAVLLVSCSAAPTDILYRVLEERPPNTLIGSLATDQGLPNAGHLYKLEVGAPYLRVDGSTGDIYTTEIPIDRETLRDCRNLFEGDKCYLEFEVSITDMVKGIGTGPRLIEGRIEVLDINDNTPQFSSPILTLSIPENTHIGALFSIPMATDRDSGSNGVADYSLSSSTGSDADQLFSLQVAVDAEEKLPQLVVMGNLDREIKDSYDLNIRVQDGGNPSRGSSALLRVTVTDQNDCTPKFEKSHYEADLPENSPPGHSVLQVKANDADTGLNGEIDYSLHQASESVQRLLRIDRATGIVYVKGLVDREEENFLKFFVVARDRGPNSKSSKVLVTVHVKDQNDNAPAIEIRGIGLVTHHDGVANISEDMPIGTPVALVQVSDRDEGENAVVTCVVAGDVPFQLRPASESANDRKRKYFLQTTTLLDYERIKDYRIEIVAVDSGNPALSSTNALKVQVTDINDNAPNFSPSTVEVDFAEGNQPGDKVLDIVATDADSGTNAELFYSITEPTARRLFKINSSTGEVRVNHSLDREEKERYEFRVIAADKGVPSKTGTATVVVNVLDCNDNDPKFTLNGYSFSVIENMPPLNPVGVVTVNDADKDENSQVRLFVEQDNGMFLIQNGTGTILSSISFDREKKSTYTFQLKAVDGGNPPRSSYVGVTINVLDENDNAPYVTRPSNSSFVHLPVGTRPNTHVEVVKAEDIDAGLNAELEYTIIGGNPYDLFQISTNDGEITAAQELTPKYNGLHRLVVKVVDKGKPPRNTIALVHVFVNETKSNVSLIEALVGHSLYTPLDRDIAGDPNYAYSQQSNILYGSLAGFAVVILVIVAVVLIRRWVQKDTKSGYQAGKKESKDLYAPKQGPKNGKGKKSKKGKAPKPAKTGEDDEDASLQKGLKFNLINENVNDSPRIHLPLNYPPGSPDLGRHYRSNSPLPSIQLQPQSPSASKKHQAVQDLPATNTFVGTGDNNSTGSDQYSDYSYKANPPKYSNKQVGDYANTAVYPRDIHWTNRVW